The Magnetococcales bacterium genome includes the window GGGGTCAATGGGGATGCTGACGAGCCCCAGGAGTTGTTTTTGGAAGGGGTGGCTGGCTGGCTCCAAGGCACCTTCCGTCTGGATAAAAGCGGGGGAGGGGAGGTGGATGGACAATTCAAGCTCTCTGCCGGAGAGTGGCTGGCGGGTTCCCACTATGGGGATTTGGGGCTGGAACAACCGGCGGGCAAGGGAACCTTCCAGTGGCCAGGCAAGACCGGGTGGTCTTTGACGGGAGATCTCTCCTCCCGGGTGCTACCCAAATTTTCCATCAAGATCGCCCCCAAGGGGAATGGCTATTCCGGACGGGTCGCACTGAAAGGGGCGAACCTGGAAGCCCTTTTCGTCACCTATCTCCAGGAAGCCCTTGCCATCGATGCGCCGGATTGGGCTTCAGCCCAGATGGGGGGGGCGTTGGATATGGAACTTGATTTCAGCCATACCGGCCAAGGTAATCCCCGGCTTAAAGGCAAAATGGCTCTGCAGGAAGGAAAATTTACCGCACCCGGTGGAGGATGGGGGATAGAAGAGATCGAACTGGAGTTGCCCATCTCTCCAAAAAGCGCTGGCAAACCATCCTCTACGGGTCGTCTCACTCTGACTGGGTTGCAGGCGGGGGCGGTCTCCCTGCCACCGGTTAAGACCCAGCTACACCTCCATGGGGACCAACTGGTTTTTCCCGGGGAGGTGGTGCTGCCCTTGTTTGGGGGTCGACTGTCGATCAAGGAGGTGGAGTGGGTTCGGATCTGGTCGGGTGAGCCACATCTCGTCATGGGATTAAAGCTCGACGACCTGGATCTGGATCTGCTGGCCCAAGCCTTCGATCTGCCTCAAAGCGGTGGTAGCCTACAGGCTGATTTTCCCTTGCTAAAGTGGCGGGGAGGGCAGTTACGCACCCGGGGGGAGTTGCGAGCGGATCTCTTCGGCGGCCATATTCGAGTCCATGAGATCGGCGGCGATGGATTACTCACAAGCCTACCCCTGTGGGGAATGGATGTGACGGTGGAAAAATTGGATCTGGAAGCCCTCACCAGTCGCACCGATGTGGGCAAAATCCAGGGGACACTATCCGGGGGGGTGAAACGCCTGGTGATGGCCGGAGGAGAGCCGGTCTCGTTTGATGCGGAGCTGGCCAATGTGGACGGTTCAGCCCCCCAGATGATCAATGTCAAGGCGATCCAAAATATCCAGGCGTTGGGCTCCGGTGGTCCCATCGCTGCTTTGGAGCGGGGGCTCTTTTCCTTTTTCGAAAACTACCGCTATCGCCGATTCGGCTTTAAATGCCGGTTAAGAAACGATACATTTCACCTGAAGGGTGTCGAGGAGATCAAAGGTCGGCACTATCTGGTACTGGGCTCCCTCTTGCCCCCCCGGGTGGATGTCATCAGTCACAATCCGATCATCGCCTGGAAGGATATGGTGGAACGCCTGCAACGCATCGGCTTGGCCGATGGCCCCACCATTGGAGATGACCCGGGAACCTTGAAGGAAGGAGAGTAACAAAATGATCAAAAAAAGCCCTATAAACTGGCTTTTCTGGCTGTTTCCCCTGTTTTTGACCGCCTGCGTCACGGTAAACGTCTATTTTCCCGCTCCAGCCATGGACGAAGCGGCGGAGCAGATGGTTCGGGAAATTTGGGATGGCCTGGAAACCCCCCAAGAGAGTCAAAGCTTGGAGTCTGAAAGCACGCCAGGCCCCCAAAGCCATCTGAACGCCACGGGTCTGATCACCGCCTTTCTGGATTGGACCACCCCCTCAGCCCATGCAGGGGGCGCGGATATCAATGTTTCCACCGCCGCCATCCGCCAGTTGAAGGATCGACTGAGATCCCGGGCTTCCAAGGAACTACGCCCCTTTTTCCACAGTGGCGCTGTAGGAATCGACAAGCGTGGGGATCTGACGGTGCGTTCCGAAAGCGGCCTCTCCCTCAAGGATCGCAGTCGTTTGCGTCGCCTGATCAAAGCCGACAATCAAGATCGGGAATCGCTCTATCGGGAGATCGCCCAAGCCAATGGCCACCCGGAGTGGAACAGCGACATTCGGGACCGTTTTGCCAGACAGTGGCGGGAACAAGCTCACTCAGGATGGTGGGTACAGCTGTCGGATGGACAATGGCAGCAGAAATAGCCGGACCCCTGAAGGGGCTGATTGATCTGCACTGTCACATTGTGCCGGGCATCGATGATGGTGCCGGGGATCTGCGGGAAGCCCTGGGCATGGCTCGGATGGCGGCTGGCATGGGTACCGGCACCCTGGTGACCACCCCCCACATCAACCCTGGAGCCTTTAACAACACCCCGGAATCCATCGCCCAGGCAGCGGAAGCCTTCCGAATCAAGCTGGAAGAGGCCGGAATCAAGCTCGATTTTGGCCATGCCGCCGAAGTGCGCCTGGGCCCCTGGGTGAACACCATGATCAGCCAGGGCAACCTCCCCTGTTACAACCAAACCGGGGAGCGGCGCTATTTTTTGTTGGAATTTTCCAATCAGGGAATCGACCCGGCTGATGCCTTTTTGGTGGATAACATCCTGCGCCAAGGCTATCACCCCATCATCGCCCATCCGGAACGCAACCGCTCGGTACGCCGGGATCTCAACGCCCTGGCCCCCTTCATGAAAATGGGCTGCCTGTCCCAGGTCACTGCCGGATCGCTTTCCGGCGGTTTTGGTTCCAGCGTTGCCCGCACGGCGGATGCCCTCCTGGAAAGAGGCTGGGTGCAT containing:
- a CDS encoding YdbL family protein, which produces MIKKSPINWLFWLFPLFLTACVTVNVYFPAPAMDEAAEQMVREIWDGLETPQESQSLESESTPGPQSHLNATGLITAFLDWTTPSAHAGGADINVSTAAIRQLKDRLRSRASKELRPFFHSGAVGIDKRGDLTVRSESGLSLKDRSRLRRLIKADNQDRESLYREIAQANGHPEWNSDIRDRFARQWREQAHSGWWVQLSDGQWQQK
- a CDS encoding capsular biosynthesis protein, with product MAAEIAGPLKGLIDLHCHIVPGIDDGAGDLREALGMARMAAGMGTGTLVTTPHINPGAFNNTPESIAQAAEAFRIKLEEAGIKLDFGHAAEVRLGPWVNTMISQGNLPCYNQTGERRYFLLEFSNQGIDPADAFLVDNILRQGYHPIIAHPERNRSVRRDLNALAPFMKMGCLSQVTAGSLSGGFGSSVARTADALLERGWVHLLASDGHGFNQRQPVLSDGVRAAAQVVGFERAKKMALDTPRAILNGEPVS